GCGATACATTCTATGATCAAGAAGGGTATCAACTATTAGCACTCTTCAATCCATTTAAAAAGTGGATGGATGATAACCTAGGTTTTAATATTGAAGATGCAACGATCTTTGTTGATAGGATTACAGATTATTATTCAAATAAATTAGATTGTTTTTTTAATTCGAGTTTACCACCCGATAGTTCTCGAAACTCCATCAGAGTAAATCAAAGATTTCGTAACAAAAACCAAACATATTCTTTAGACCAACTAAGAGGGTTACTGATCTTTCAAGAGTCTAACATCTTGGGTTTAGACGAAAATAATTCAATTAAATTTAATTCTTTTCTTGATTGCTTTTCAGTTGAGTATGGACATTCGTTCAATGAAAACTTTAAGTTCCCCTCTGATACAAACATTTTCAGAGCAAATCCAATTTTTAAATATAAAAATGATCTAATTGTGCCATCCCCTTCAAGTCTAATGTGGGCAATTCAATCAGTTATTGAAGAAAAGATGAAGAATGATTCTAAACAATGGGAAAAATATCAAAAACACAAAGGTAAATATTTAGAATCTGAAGTAGCCTCCGCATTCAAAATTATTTTCCCGAATGCTACTATACATCAATCTCTTTTCTATGAGTCAGTTACAGACGGAGAACTTAAAAAATTTGAAATTGATTGTCTCATTATCTACGATACAAATATTCTATTAATAGAATCAAAAAGTGGCGTGTTTTCTGAAAGTGCACGAAAAGGGGGCATAAGAAGACTTGAACGGATAATTAAGGACAATATTGAGAGTGCATTTGTGCAGGCCCACAGGGCTAGAGACTATATTAATAATAGTGAACTTCCTATTTTTAGAGACCGAAAAGGAAACGAGCTATTACGGATTGAGAAAGCAAATTATTATAGGATATTCTTAGTTAGTATGACACTTCATAATTTCGGTCAAATAGCAACTATGTTGCAAAAATACGGAAAAGCTAGAATGTATAGTTACGATGAATACCCAGTTTCTTTAAATATAAATGATCTAAAAATAATGGCCGAAAGTATTACATCCCCCTCTCATTTTCTACATTACTTGCACAGAAGAGTAAAAATAAATAATCGCGTAAGCGACAAGTCAACAATTGTAACTACCGATGAACTTGACTTGTTTGCACACTACTTTGAAACAAATCTTTTTTATGATAATGAGAATGAATATGACTTAATACATATCCCGGATTATGCTCCAGAATTTAATCAGAGGTATTTACTTAAAACTATGGGTATGCCTGTTCAACCACTCGAGCAGAAACTAAACCCTCAGTTTAAAAAAATTATTTCAGACTTAGAAGATCTTGGACAGTTTGGTTTCACAAATATCATTATTAACCTTCTCGACTTAAGTAATGATGCGAGAGAAAATCTTATAAAGTACTTAGATATAATCTCTAATAAGACACGTGTCGATGGTAAATTCCATGATTTTAGTATGGCTCTTTTCAATAATCCAAATGACCTCAAGTCAGGAGTCGGCATTACACTTACAACAGGTCTACTAAAAGACCGTGAAAAAATGGCTAAACAGTTATTTACACACTGCCAACTAAAGAAAAATCAACAATGTTACTATGAGTGGATAGGTATCGGAAGATATATAGACTCTACTCGTTGGTTCGTAGATGAGGCTACGTATATGAGGTATGAAGAAGAGTATGATGAGCAGCTAGATAGTCTTGCTTCGGAATATTTACGAGGACAAAAGGTAACTATCAATAAAATCCCTAGGAATAGTCCCTGTCCATGTGGTAGTGGTGTAAAATACAAAAAATGTCATGGCAAGTAAGACTTATGATGTCTGATCCTACTGCCTAATCGGCAACACATCGACACTTCCGTCAAAGGTATTACTCCCAGGTTTTCAATAATTTTATCATTGCAATCAAACACAAAGGAGCAGAATATGAGTGAATTCCAAATAAAAAGCCCTGTATTACAAGCAGCGTTCTTTGGTAGCCATTACTGTGAGAACTCAAAGTTAGTTACGAATGGGTATATAAACAATGATAATCATAAAATTGCGAGAGCTTTCTTATCATATTGTAGTGAAATCCTGTTCAATATTCGTAGATTTCCGGGTTTTGAAGAAGATTATAGACTTGTTGAAGGGAACCATTATTTCAAAACATTTAGTATTTTAAATCTAAATGAAATTAATGAAGCTATCAAAGAATTAACAAAATTGTATAATCACACACAAACAAATCTACTTTCACATCCATCAGTTTCAAATGGGAAGATAGTTATAAAAAGATCACTATCTCAGTTTGAAAGAAAACAAGTGTCGAAACAACTTAAAGAAAAAAACAATGTATTGAATATTACACTAATATCATTACATCGTATAAAGATTATGGAGGCCTGTACGAATACGGATCCCCCATCCTTTTAACACGTGAAGTAGATATTGCAGACATACTTATGCATTATGAATTCTTAAGATACCCAAATAACACTTGTTCTGGAGAATCTAAAGAGTACGAGATTTTATTAGTTAATAAAGATCCGTTTGGTAGAGAATATATTGATATCTCTAATTTTATTTTTGATGAGTCAAAATTTTATAATGATGAGGTCAGGGATCATTTTGACTATGGATATTTTGATCAGAACAGATTAGAGAATTTATTTATAAATTTAGAGTCGATAAAAGATACACCATGTCAGAAACCGTTTATTAGAAAATTATTAAAACTTCAAAACATTATTGATACATTAAAGGGACGCTAATCGGGCGGACAATCCTACTACAGAGCTGTTTCCTTACGTGCTTTTACTAAGTACATTTTTGTGTGATACAAACTCGTGAAATAGACAGATCGATTCCTGGAGGAGGATACACGTGGGTAGAATAATTTTTAAATCTGAGGAAGTAGAAAAAAAGTTGCATGAAATATTTTCTTTCTGTCATGAAAATCGTATTGATCTTACAATTGAGTCTATTGAATTAAGTTCATATGAGATTCGAAGACAAGAGGATTTTGATTTAAAACAATTCCTGCAGCAGGAACACTTTGATATGGAAATTTATATTACCGATGATTCAGAAATAAGGATTGGCCTCCAGAGGGTTTTTGAGGATGAAGAAGTTACATTTGGATATTTCTATGAAGCTATGAATACGGCTCTTGTTGGAGAGGTTGTAGAAAATAAGCAGTTTTTAAGTCCACGATTCTTTCTTGTTTATGTGGATTGCGATTTGAATGTATTAGAAAAACTGGATGAACAGGAGTATTCCATTAATCAGCTTTGGGGTGATACTGAAATTGATGTATCCATTGCCCAGGGGTTAACCAGCTTTGGTATTCGACTATCATTAGATGGAAATTATGATAAATATTATCCTCCGGTGGTAAGCGAGGACACATTTATACAAATCAAAACCAACCGTGATTTAGATCTTCGAATATTTGAAGATATTGTTCAATCCTACATTTTTGAGCTGCAAAGTGCTTTCTCTTTGAATCTTCAGCGGGTAACCCGAATTACTGGACTTGAGTACTATGATGATGATGATAGAACAGATTCTCCTAAGAGAACGCAAAAAATGCGGCCGTTATTGAATGGAAAAGGGTAAGCGTCTAATAACCAGGTGTATGGCAAAAGAAAAACCCATGGTTCATGAATAACCACAGGCTCTGCGTTTATGTACAATGTCTTTGAACTTCCGTACTCCATGGAAGGCACGCATCAAGTAGCTCTGGCTGTTGACGAAATGCATTCCCTGGCAGCTGCTGCAACAAATATACTAGATATTTGTACGGGTTCAATCCATTTGCCTTTGCGGTCTCTACGATGCTGTAGATCGCTGCACTTGCGGTTGCCCCCCGTGGACTGCCGCTGAATAACCAATTTTTTCGGCCGACCGTAAAGGGACGAATGCTGTTTTCTGCTAAATTGTTCGAGATCACACAGTTCCCATCTTGTAAGTAATTCATCAACTCTTGCTTATGGTTACGCGCATACTTCAGCGCTTCGCCTAGCTTGGATTTAGGAAGCACCTTGCTTTTGGCCGTTTCTACCCATGACCAAAAAGCATCGAGTACAGGTTTTTCCTGCACCAGACGTTGCTCCTTTCGATCTTCAGTAGTATGTGACTTAAACTGTGACTCCAGCTCGAAAAGCTTGTTGCAATAAGCTACTCCTTCACTAGCAAGCGACTCTTCCGACTGCTTCGCCTCTGGTGGCAACGCCTCAACAAACTTACGTCTAAGATGCGCCCAGCACAGGCAGGATGTCGTCCCTGTTAGATTCGCATAGCCCGAGTAGGCGTCGCTATGTAGATATCCCTTGAATCCTTTCAGGAACGCTTGCGGGTACTTCGCCCCTCGCCCTGGTTGGTACTCAAAGATTCGTATGGGATGCTCACTATGCTGCCCACTGCTGTAGATCCACATGTAAGAGTCAGTCGTGTTCTTCCGTCCCTTCTCATTCATCACCTGCAAGGGCGTTTCATCCGCATGAAGATATCGCTCCCCTACAAGCAACTCATGCAGTCGATTCACCAATGGCTTTAGCCAGTCTCTTGAGGCTGCGATCATCCAATTCGCCATAGTTGCCCGACTCAGATCAAGACCGATGCTCTTCCATTCCTTCTCCTGACGGTACAGGGGCATGCTGTTCACAAACTTCTGGTACATGACCCATGCCACAGAGGAAGCGGAGGCCATTGAATGCTGGATGACCGGCGTAGGCGTCACTGCCTTTTTCATTTGAGGCATGTCCTCTTTCCGACAGGTCCGGCACTCCAAGGTTTCTCTGTAGATATCAATCGCTCGCACGCGGGCAGGGATAAACTCCACTTCCGTGCGCACGAACTCTTCGCCCACCAAGACAAGCTCGCTTTGGCATACGTCACAACAACGGTCCTGTACCTGAAATAGCTGCTTTTCATGCGGAAGATCCTGGAGCAGCTCCGCTCGTTCACCTACATGCTTCTTCCGCTGGTAGCTTTGGATCTGCTCGATGCTTGGCTCCTGTGCAGTGCGTGAAGCTGCTGTCTCTGCCTCATCAAATAAAGACAGCTGCTCCACTCCTATTGGGAGGGAAGCTGTTTTCTCGGAGCTTTTGCCGTACAGCTTCTGCGTTAGAAATTGCACGGTTTCTTGTAGCCGCTTATTCTCTTTTTCCAGGTCGCCGATGCGATGTTCCATTTTTTGGAGCTGTTCCGAGGGGCTCATGAGCTACCGTTCCTTCACTGTTTTCTATGTCTACCATTATACCATAGAAGCAGGTATAAACCCAGATTTCACAAGGGTTTTCGGCACTTTTTTGACTTAGATGGAAGGAGTGAAATCCAGCTTTCTGACAGCTTTCGGCTGATGGATAGATAGCCCCTCCAGCAACCACCGAAACTCCTGTGGCGTAATCGAGCGTACGGCTTCCGCATCCATGGGCCACTGGTATTGACCTGATTCCAGTCGCTTGTATAACAGGACGAAGCCATCACCTTCCCAGTACAAGGCTTTCATTCGATCGCGCTTGCGACCGCAGAACAAAAACAAATGATTCTGAAACGGGTTTAATTGTAGCTGATGTTGCACCACGAGAATAAGACCATCAATGGATTTTCGCATATCCGTATAACCACAAGCAATATACAGTTGATCGGCCTTCGAGATGTCACCGAACATACTGCAGGATGCGAAGCGTCTGTTCGAGAAGTAAGGTAGACGCATGCTGATGAATTTCGATCGTAACGGCATCCGTACGAAGGATGATCGCCGCTTGTTCATGACTTGCTTCGGAACGCGGAGGGTTCGCCCGCAAAGATGGAGGGACTGAAACCAGTGTTGGTTCATTCGGAGATGAGGAGGCAGGAAGGGATTCACAAGCAGCTTCACGGATCTTTCGAAGCCAGTAATAGTAGCTTTTCACGCTGACATCGTGCTCGGCACACCATCGAACCACGGTCTGACCACTGGAACGGCAGTCACGAACAATCTCGGTCCACTGCTGAAGCCGATAGCGATTCCTCATTTCTAGAGTTTGCAATTGGACACACTCCCATTAGAGTTTTTCGAGTAGAGTCGAAAAACTCCAACGACTTACTCTAAAGGAATTGTCTCAAAATCTAGACTGCCTTGGAATACACCTTCTTGTTAGACGCTTACGGAAAAGGGATCTCTACAGTGCTCGAGATCTATAATTCATGTAACGAA
This genomic window from Paenibacillus hexagrammi contains:
- a CDS encoding YecA family protein; the protein is MKRDPAQILIEVNERLTKEMNELFDEITSLIRIADPIKLVEDLSSRLIIFNDFHGNSNSFLTLSQLEFILGLLLSREQYVANEEKLTLDSYQIATLASKVEKYFTNWTFTYHYKNHNKIPNDAESEKDRLISSLVTHHSTVRGDTFYDQEGYQLLALFNPFKKWMDDNLGFNIEDATIFVDRITDYYSNKLDCFFNSSLPPDSSRNSIRVNQRFRNKNQTYSLDQLRGLLIFQESNILGLDENNSIKFNSFLDCFSVEYGHSFNENFKFPSDTNIFRANPIFKYKNDLIVPSPSSLMWAIQSVIEEKMKNDSKQWEKYQKHKGKYLESEVASAFKIIFPNATIHQSLFYESVTDGELKKFEIDCLIIYDTNILLIESKSGVFSESARKGGIRRLERIIKDNIESAFVQAHRARDYINNSELPIFRDRKGNELLRIEKANYYRIFLVSMTLHNFGQIATMLQKYGKARMYSYDEYPVSLNINDLKIMAESITSPSHFLHYLHRRVKINNRVSDKSTIVTTDELDLFAHYFETNLFYDNENEYDLIHIPDYAPEFNQRYLLKTMGMPVQPLEQKLNPQFKKIISDLEDLGQFGFTNIIINLLDLSNDARENLIKYLDIISNKTRVDGKFHDFSMALFNNPNDLKSGVGITLTTGLLKDREKMAKQLFTHCQLKKNQQCYYEWIGIGRYIDSTRWFVDEATYMRYEEEYDEQLDSLASEYLRGQKVTINKIPRNSPCPCGSGVKYKKCHGK
- the tnpC gene encoding IS66 family transposase; the protein is MSPSEQLQKMEHRIGDLEKENKRLQETVQFLTQKLYGKSSEKTASLPIGVEQLSLFDEAETAASRTAQEPSIEQIQSYQRKKHVGERAELLQDLPHEKQLFQVQDRCCDVCQSELVLVGEEFVRTEVEFIPARVRAIDIYRETLECRTCRKEDMPQMKKAVTPTPVIQHSMASASSVAWVMYQKFVNSMPLYRQEKEWKSIGLDLSRATMANWMIAASRDWLKPLVNRLHELLVGERYLHADETPLQVMNEKGRKNTTDSYMWIYSSGQHSEHPIRIFEYQPGRGAKYPQAFLKGFKGYLHSDAYSGYANLTGTTSCLCWAHLRRKFVEALPPEAKQSEESLASEGVAYCNKLFELESQFKSHTTEDRKEQRLVQEKPVLDAFWSWVETAKSKVLPKSKLGEALKYARNHKQELMNYLQDGNCVISNNLAENSIRPFTVGRKNWLFSGSPRGATASAAIYSIVETAKANGLNPYKYLVYLLQQLPGNAFRQQPELLDACLPWSTEVQRHCT
- the tnpB gene encoding IS66 family insertion sequence element accessory protein TnpB (TnpB, as the term is used for proteins encoded by IS66 family insertion elements, is considered an accessory protein, since TnpC, encoded by a neighboring gene, is a DDE family transposase.) — encoded protein: MRKSIDGLILVVQHQLQLNPFQNHLFLFCGRKRDRMKALYWEGDGFVLLYKRLESGQYQWPMDAEAVRSITPQEFRWLLEGLSIHQPKAVRKLDFTPSI
- the tnpA gene encoding IS66 family insertion sequence element accessory protein TnpA, coding for MQTLEMRNRYRLQQWTEIVRDCRSSGQTVVRWCAEHDVSVKSYYYWLRKIREAACESLPASSSPNEPTLVSVPPSLRANPPRSEASHEQAAIILRTDAVTIEIHQHASTLLLEQTLRILQYVR